One genomic segment of Desulfomicrobium sp. ZS1 includes these proteins:
- a CDS encoding diguanylate cyclase encodes MNAPTRPCLGLALSSELASQLEGHLPRTRVLENRSLSSAQEFMSQRTQGGLVFIAVSTWKELAPDDRERLIAHKSWQFMLIADQHDPDALEYMSSGTFLTLMTCPLDRAKISRALQQAEEVSDMYDDIFHMAREISLERELLTRKNEQLAFLNQLLTRASQTLDPAVILANCSEDFAMLLDVGNVLGVFWAENEGQTEAELFLPDTLPHAQQAEWINHLLSVAARLGKQEVRGYQVSALELKDCKPGNPPELEELITLPLTLGSEPFGALVICSQDASKLGQDRLRILSSAANHLALAMRNGLEFRKTKARADHDGLTRISNRHHFDVRLREEMKRHQRHQDELSLMMIDLDYFKSINDTYGHQAGDMVLREVGKILNNTLRESDFPARYGGEEFVVILPQTREDQAWILAERLRSQIGKTFFRSQKKRFRVTASIGIAGIKPCALTPPEILLRNADTALYQAKTNGRNMVCCSAIEETQAAH; translated from the coding sequence ATGAACGCCCCTACCCGCCCCTGCCTGGGCCTCGCTCTCAGCTCCGAGTTGGCATCCCAGCTGGAGGGCCACCTGCCACGAACACGCGTCCTCGAAAATCGTTCGCTCAGTTCGGCACAGGAATTCATGAGCCAGAGAACCCAGGGTGGGCTTGTCTTCATTGCCGTTTCCACATGGAAAGAACTTGCCCCGGACGACAGGGAGCGATTGATTGCGCACAAGTCCTGGCAGTTCATGCTCATCGCCGATCAGCATGACCCGGACGCTCTTGAATACATGTCCTCCGGCACGTTCCTGACCCTCATGACCTGCCCCCTTGACAGGGCAAAAATTTCCCGCGCCCTGCAACAGGCGGAAGAAGTGTCCGACATGTATGACGACATCTTCCACATGGCACGCGAAATCAGCCTCGAACGGGAGCTTCTGACACGTAAGAACGAGCAGCTTGCCTTTCTCAACCAGCTTCTGACCAGGGCCAGTCAAACCCTTGACCCGGCGGTCATCCTTGCCAATTGCTCCGAAGACTTCGCCATGCTGCTTGACGTCGGGAACGTGCTCGGCGTCTTCTGGGCCGAAAATGAAGGCCAGACCGAGGCGGAGCTTTTCCTGCCGGACACCTTGCCACATGCCCAGCAGGCGGAATGGATCAATCACCTCCTGAGCGTCGCGGCCCGCCTGGGCAAGCAGGAGGTGCGCGGGTATCAGGTGTCGGCGCTGGAACTCAAAGACTGCAAACCGGGCAATCCTCCGGAACTTGAAGAGCTGATCACCCTGCCACTGACCCTGGGCTCCGAGCCCTTCGGTGCATTGGTCATCTGCTCACAAGACGCCTCAAAGCTGGGTCAGGACCGCTTGCGCATCCTCAGTTCCGCAGCCAACCACTTGGCACTGGCCATGCGCAATGGCCTGGAATTCCGCAAGACCAAGGCCAGAGCGGACCATGACGGGCTGACGCGCATTTCCAATCGTCACCATTTTGACGTCCGGCTGCGTGAAGAGATGAAACGCCACCAGCGTCACCAGGACGAACTGAGCCTGATGATGATCGACCTCGACTATTTCAAGTCAATCAACGACACTTACGGCCATCAGGCCGGAGACATGGTGCTGCGGGAAGTGGGCAAGATTCTGAACAACACGCTGCGGGAATCGGATTTCCCCGCGCGCTACGGCGGAGAGGAATTCGTCGTCATCCTGCCCCAGACCAGGGAGGATCAAGCCTGGATCCTGGCTGAACGCCTGCGTTCCCAGATCGGCAAGACCTTTTTCCGTTCCCAGAAAAAACGTTTCCGGGTCACGGCCTCCATCGGTATCGCCGGCATCAAACCCTGTGCGCTGACCCCTCCGGAGATTCTGCTCCGCAATGCGGACACCGCCCTTTATCAGGCCAAAACCAATGGCCGGAACATGGTCTGTTGCTCGGCCATTGAAGAAACGCAGGCGGCCCACTAA
- a CDS encoding lactate utilization protein — MGPTPEVLEKFRKKAEIVSAIVSEVDSMAQAIAYTVDLCDQKEACQLLMSGCEESLSDKGQDLCELKEWGKIIAAPALNDEDMAELVKQAASREISVIKDGMRSHLAGVDIGFTLVDYGIAETGSLVIDSSSEELRLATMISEIHVAVIPKSRIRATGEDMYDEIKAFQSRKPNYLAFVTGASRTADIERVLALGVHGPLELHILILEDK, encoded by the coding sequence ATGGGACCAACCCCAGAGGTTTTGGAAAAGTTTCGGAAAAAAGCGGAAATCGTCTCGGCCATTGTCTCGGAAGTAGACTCCATGGCTCAGGCTATCGCCTATACTGTCGATCTGTGCGACCAGAAGGAAGCCTGTCAGCTGCTCATGAGCGGCTGTGAGGAATCCCTGTCGGACAAGGGCCAGGATCTGTGCGAATTGAAAGAATGGGGCAAGATCATCGCCGCTCCCGCCTTGAACGATGAGGACATGGCTGAACTGGTCAAGCAAGCCGCAAGCCGCGAAATTTCCGTCATCAAAGACGGAATGCGCAGCCATCTGGCTGGCGTCGACATCGGGTTCACGCTCGTGGATTACGGTATCGCGGAGACTGGCAGTCTGGTCATCGATTCCTCCAGCGAGGAACTGCGTCTGGCCACCATGATCAGCGAAATCCACGTCGCGGTCATCCCCAAATCGCGCATCCGGGCCACGGGCGAAGATATGTACGACGAAATCAAAGCCTTCCAAAGCCGCAAACCGAATTATCTGGCCTTTGTCACCGGCGCCAGTCGCACCGCCGACATCGAACGCGTTCTGGCTCTGGGCGTGCACGGGCCCCTGGAACTGCACATCCTGATTCTGGAGGACAAATAA
- a CDS encoding HEAT repeat domain-containing protein produces the protein MTPENSIPGNLSALMAMLAHKDGLVRKKGRIGLEDLGKPAVAPLCEALLTAKGRHVRWAAAKALGTLRDPRSAPTLVEALEDRDSDVAWLAAVALENMGQEAWRPVLQGLIDRGVDSVAMREGAHHIFSKQKAPGFDDLLDTLREALEFGELTEAGGIAASEMLRRLRDKANEEDWGNLPNENG, from the coding sequence ATGACCCCTGAAAATTCCATTCCCGGAAATCTGTCCGCCTTGATGGCGATGCTGGCGCACAAGGATGGGCTGGTCCGTAAGAAAGGCCGGATCGGCTTGGAGGACTTGGGCAAACCGGCAGTGGCGCCGCTCTGCGAAGCCCTGCTCACCGCAAAAGGCCGCCACGTGCGCTGGGCCGCGGCCAAGGCTCTGGGGACACTGCGCGATCCACGCTCCGCTCCGACCCTGGTCGAGGCCCTTGAGGACCGCGATTCCGACGTGGCTTGGCTCGCGGCCGTGGCCCTGGAAAACATGGGGCAGGAAGCGTGGCGTCCCGTGCTGCAGGGCTTGATTGATCGCGGCGTCGATTCGGTGGCCATGCGCGAGGGCGCGCACCATATTTTTTCCAAACAGAAAGCTCCCGGATTCGACGACCTGCTCGACACGCTGCGCGAGGCTCTGGAATTCGGCGAACTGACCGAAGCCGGTGGAATCGCCGCGTCGGAAATGCTCAGGCGCTTGCGGGACAAGGCGAATGAAGAGGATTGGGGAAATCTCCCCAATGAAAATGGGTGA
- the ldhH gene encoding L-lactate dehydrogenase (quinone) large subunit LdhH, producing MQKAKNLSEYNDELREALDNTFLRGAMDKFATAYPVGRANAFREYDVENLIQEVVKAKDAGLTHLDELYAAFKAKAEANGVKVHWAKDGDEANEIVARIAAENKCKVIVKSKSMTAEETLLNHRLEKDGLEVVETDLGEWIIQLRHEGPSHMVMPAIHLSRYQVAELFSQVTKHDQSSDIQRLVKVARRELRQKYADADMGVSGANFAIAETGTIGLMTNEGNARLVTTLPRVHVAIAGIDKLCGTLDDALKILRVVPKNATGQAITSYVTWISGANECQAAPGNKKEMHIIFLDNGRSEMAKDPLFAQVLRCVRCGACANVCPVYRMVGGHQMGHIYIGAIGLILTYFFHGKDKAKNLVQNCINCQACKHVCAAGIDLPLLIKEIHSRILDEDGHPLPSLLLGKLMKNRKLFHTFLRTAKMAQRPLTGGTQYIRHLPHIFSKDHGFKALPAIAAKPFRDRFEALRPQVSAPKYRIALFSGCVQDFVYPEQLEAAMKVLGAHNVEVDFPMEQSCCGLPLQMMGEKKASIDVAKQNIEAMAGNYDYIITLCASCASHLKHNYPFLLGENDAAAKAFSDKVIPFSAFMTDVLGVTAEKFTQTHQRATMHAPCHLCRGMGVVEQPRKLLALGGYEYAQAEQEMVCCGFGGTYSAKFPGISEQILKNKLADAARTAAEVLVTECPGCIMQLRGGAEMNKSGFTVRHIAEVLADHLK from the coding sequence ATGCAGAAGGCCAAAAATCTTTCCGAATATAACGACGAACTGCGCGAAGCTCTGGACAACACCTTCCTGCGCGGTGCCATGGACAAGTTCGCCACGGCCTACCCCGTCGGCCGGGCCAATGCCTTCCGCGAATACGACGTGGAAAACCTGATCCAGGAAGTGGTCAAAGCAAAAGATGCAGGTCTGACCCACCTTGACGAACTCTATGCCGCGTTCAAGGCCAAGGCCGAAGCGAACGGCGTGAAAGTACATTGGGCCAAGGACGGCGACGAGGCCAACGAGATCGTGGCCCGCATTGCGGCCGAAAACAAATGCAAGGTCATCGTCAAGTCCAAGTCCATGACGGCCGAGGAAACCCTCTTGAACCACCGTCTGGAAAAAGACGGGCTTGAAGTGGTGGAGACCGACCTTGGCGAATGGATCATCCAGCTCCGGCACGAAGGGCCCAGCCACATGGTCATGCCGGCCATTCACCTGTCCCGCTATCAGGTCGCGGAGCTCTTCTCGCAGGTCACCAAACATGACCAGTCCTCGGACATCCAGCGTCTGGTCAAGGTCGCCCGTCGCGAACTGCGCCAGAAATACGCCGATGCGGACATGGGCGTCAGCGGAGCCAACTTCGCCATCGCCGAGACCGGCACCATCGGCCTGATGACCAACGAGGGCAACGCCCGCCTGGTCACCACCCTGCCCCGCGTGCACGTGGCCATCGCCGGCATCGACAAGCTCTGCGGCACCCTGGACGACGCCCTGAAGATCCTGCGCGTGGTGCCCAAGAACGCCACCGGCCAGGCCATCACCTCCTACGTGACATGGATCAGCGGCGCCAACGAATGCCAGGCCGCGCCCGGCAACAAGAAGGAGATGCACATCATCTTCCTGGACAACGGCAGAAGCGAGATGGCCAAGGACCCGCTCTTCGCCCAGGTCCTGCGCTGCGTGCGCTGCGGCGCCTGCGCCAACGTTTGCCCGGTCTACCGCATGGTCGGTGGCCATCAGATGGGCCACATCTACATCGGCGCCATCGGTCTTATCCTGACCTACTTCTTCCATGGCAAGGACAAGGCCAAGAACCTGGTGCAGAACTGCATCAACTGTCAGGCGTGCAAGCACGTTTGCGCTGCGGGCATCGATCTGCCCCTTTTGATCAAGGAAATCCACTCCCGCATCCTGGACGAAGACGGCCATCCGCTGCCGTCCTTGCTGCTGGGCAAGCTGATGAAGAACCGCAAGCTCTTCCACACCTTCCTGCGCACGGCCAAGATGGCCCAGCGGCCCCTGACGGGCGGGACGCAATACATCCGGCACCTGCCCCACATCTTCTCCAAGGATCATGGGTTCAAGGCCCTGCCGGCCATTGCGGCCAAGCCCTTCCGCGACCGCTTCGAGGCGCTGAGGCCGCAAGTTTCCGCGCCCAAGTACCGCATCGCCCTGTTCTCGGGCTGCGTGCAGGACTTCGTCTACCCCGAGCAGCTCGAAGCGGCCATGAAGGTCCTGGGCGCGCACAATGTCGAGGTCGACTTCCCCATGGAGCAGTCCTGCTGCGGCCTGCCCCTGCAGATGATGGGCGAAAAGAAGGCCAGCATCGACGTGGCGAAGCAGAACATCGAGGCCATGGCCGGCAACTATGATTACATCATCACGCTGTGTGCCTCCTGCGCCTCGCACCTCAAGCACAACTACCCGTTCCTGCTGGGCGAGAACGACGCTGCGGCCAAGGCCTTCTCCGACAAGGTCATCCCCTTCTCGGCCTTCATGACCGACGTCCTCGGCGTGACCGCCGAGAAGTTCACCCAGACCCACCAGCGCGCCACCATGCACGCGCCCTGCCACCTCTGCCGCGGCATGGGCGTGGTGGAGCAGCCTCGCAAGCTCCTGGCCCTGGGCGGCTACGAGTACGCCCAGGCCGAACAGGAGATGGTCTGCTGCGGTTTCGGCGGCACCTACTCCGCCAAGTTCCCGGGCATTTCCGAGCAGATCCTCAAGAACAAGCTGGCCGACGCGGCCCGCACCGCGGCCGAAGTCCTGGT